A section of the Arcobacter roscoffensis genome encodes:
- a CDS encoding replication-associated recombination protein A has protein sequence MTDLANKLRPTSLETFVGQSHIISKDKALYKLIKKKDIPHLFFYGKPGTGKTTLAKIIAKEINTDYYYFNATSIKVEDLRKVFDRYKNALIKPLVFIDEVHRLSKNQQEVLLPIMENYDAIIIGASTENPFFTLTNAIRSRSFLYEFKAFTKIEMERILLIATNEVDINLSNEAKEYLMISSSGDARAMLTLLNFSYKVSKNIDVSLLKELRENVIGDGVSSSDTHYDLASAMIKSIRGSNVDAALYYLARLINGGESVDFITRRLVIFASEDIGNANPNALNLAVSTMQACNKIGYPESRIILGQCIIYLASSPKSNSAYKAINKALSEVKNGRILEIPKHLDSQHVGYKYPHDYGGYVEQQYLDKPLELYESLNIGFEKTLNDWLEKIKNIK, from the coding sequence ATGACAGATCTAGCAAATAAACTAAGACCAACAAGTTTAGAAACTTTTGTTGGTCAATCTCATATAATATCAAAAGACAAAGCCCTCTATAAACTTATCAAGAAAAAAGATATACCCCACTTATTTTTTTATGGAAAACCTGGAACTGGAAAAACTACACTAGCAAAAATTATTGCAAAAGAAATAAACACTGATTATTACTATTTCAATGCTACATCTATAAAGGTTGAAGACTTAAGGAAAGTATTTGATAGATATAAAAATGCTTTGATTAAACCCTTAGTTTTTATAGATGAAGTACATAGATTATCAAAAAACCAACAAGAAGTTTTACTTCCAATAATGGAAAACTATGATGCTATTATTATTGGTGCTAGTACTGAAAATCCATTTTTTACTCTTACAAATGCAATAAGATCACGATCTTTTCTTTATGAATTTAAAGCATTTACAAAAATTGAAATGGAAAGAATACTTTTAATTGCTACAAATGAAGTGGATATAAACTTATCAAATGAAGCTAAAGAGTATCTAATGATATCTAGTAGTGGTGATGCTCGAGCTATGCTTACACTTTTAAACTTTTCATATAAAGTATCAAAAAATATTGATGTATCTTTACTAAAAGAGTTAAGAGAGAATGTAATAGGGGATGGAGTATCATCTTCTGATACTCACTATGACTTAGCAAGTGCTATGATAAAATCTATTAGAGGATCAAATGTAGATGCAGCACTATACTACTTGGCAAGACTAATAAATGGAGGGGAGAGTGTAGACTTTATTACAAGAAGACTTGTGATTTTTGCTAGTGAAGATATAGGGAATGCAAATCCCAATGCTTTAAATTTAGCAGTAAGTACAATGCAAGCTTGCAATAAAATAGGCTATCCAGAATCAAGGATAATATTGGGTCAATGTATTATTTACCTAGCAAGCTCTCCTAAGTCAAATAGTGCATATAAAGCGATAAATAAAGCCCTTAGTGAAGTTAAAAATGGTAGAATACTAGAAATACCAAAGCATTTAGATTCACAACATGTAGGATATAAATATCCTCATGATTATGGTGGATATGTAGAACAACAATATCTAGATAAACCCTTAGAACTATATGAAAGTTTAAATATAGGTTTTGAAAAAACCTTAAATGATTGGTTAGAAAAAATCAAAAATATAAAATAG
- a CDS encoding pseudouridine synthase, which translates to MKENNNWISTKEESTEPVRLNKFISHNSNFSRREADKLIEEGKVKVNGKVISNLATKVLPSDKVQIGKQNVKHEKDKLITAIVYNKPKGEIVSKNDPQGRKTIFDSLGKKYKHFLPVGRLDYASEGLLLLTDSVEALNALVHSNLERVYKIKVNGEISKQVEDAMQNGLELEDASLGAHKNSKIKEMTFKPFLAYDIQRNESNFSRIKVVINEGKNRELRRFFGHFGLDVLDLKRLEFGGVSLNNLPTGKSRFLTRDEYRNLRHFLNEDDRSSK; encoded by the coding sequence ATGAAAGAAAACAATAACTGGATCAGTACGAAAGAAGAATCTACTGAACCTGTAAGACTTAACAAGTTTATATCTCATAATAGTAACTTTTCAAGAAGAGAAGCTGATAAGCTAATAGAAGAGGGTAAAGTTAAAGTTAATGGCAAAGTTATAAGTAACTTAGCTACAAAAGTTTTACCAAGTGATAAAGTTCAAATTGGTAAGCAAAATGTTAAACATGAAAAAGATAAATTAATCACAGCAATAGTTTATAATAAACCAAAAGGTGAGATTGTTTCTAAAAATGATCCACAAGGAAGAAAAACTATTTTTGATTCATTAGGGAAGAAATATAAACACTTTTTACCTGTAGGTAGACTTGACTATGCCAGTGAAGGTTTATTGCTTTTAACGGACTCTGTAGAAGCCTTAAATGCACTAGTACATTCTAATCTTGAAAGAGTATATAAAATCAAAGTAAATGGTGAAATCAGCAAACAAGTTGAAGATGCTATGCAAAATGGTTTAGAACTTGAAGATGCAAGTCTTGGGGCACACAAAAACTCAAAAATTAAAGAAATGACTTTTAAACCTTTCTTAGCTTATGATATTCAAAGAAATGAATCAAATTTTTCTAGAATTAAAGTAGTAATTAATGAAGGAAAAAATAGAGAATTAAGAAGATTCTTTGGACACTTTGGATTAGATGTTTTAGATTTAAAAAGATTAGAATTTGGTGGAGTATCACTAAATAACCTACCAACTGGAAAATCAAGATTCTTAACAAGAGATGAGTATAGAAACCTAAGACATTTTTTAAACGAAGATGACAGATCTAGCAAATAA